In Roseisolibacter agri, the following proteins share a genomic window:
- a CDS encoding ring-cleaving dioxygenase — MITGLHHVTVIAGDPRENLAFYTQVLGMRLVKRTVNQDRVGTYHLFYADAVGHAGTDLTFFPWPDQPAQQQGHGLTSETTLAVPAGTLEWWHARLRDADVAVGDVVTRFGERVLPFTDPHGVALVLAELASDAARGDAWSFTPWADGPVPVARQIRGLHAVRLVARDLELTARFLVDVLGFARGGVEDGWHRFTLGDGGSGRTLDLCGMPDGPRGKWGVGAVHHVAWRVPDDATEVAVREAAERAGRHPTPVIDRFWFKSVYFMEPGGALFEIATDGPGFGVDEAEDALGASLVLPPWLEERRGEIEAGLPPLRDPR, encoded by the coding sequence GTGATCACCGGACTGCACCACGTCACCGTCATCGCCGGCGACCCGCGCGAGAACCTCGCGTTCTACACGCAGGTGCTGGGCATGCGCCTCGTGAAGCGCACCGTCAACCAGGACCGCGTCGGCACGTACCACCTGTTCTACGCCGACGCCGTCGGCCACGCGGGCACCGACCTCACCTTCTTCCCGTGGCCCGACCAGCCCGCGCAGCAGCAGGGGCACGGCCTCACGAGCGAGACGACCCTCGCCGTGCCCGCGGGCACGCTCGAGTGGTGGCACGCGCGGCTGCGCGACGCGGACGTGGCCGTCGGTGACGTCGTCACGCGCTTCGGTGAGCGCGTGCTCCCCTTCACCGATCCGCACGGCGTCGCGCTGGTGCTCGCGGAGCTCGCGAGCGACGCCGCGCGCGGCGACGCGTGGAGCTTCACGCCGTGGGCCGACGGTCCGGTGCCGGTCGCGCGCCAGATCCGCGGGCTGCACGCGGTGCGCCTCGTCGCGCGCGACCTCGAGCTGACCGCGCGCTTCCTCGTCGACGTCCTCGGCTTCGCTCGCGGCGGCGTGGAGGACGGGTGGCACCGCTTCACGCTCGGCGACGGCGGCTCGGGACGCACGCTCGACCTGTGCGGCATGCCCGACGGGCCGCGCGGGAAGTGGGGCGTGGGCGCGGTGCACCACGTCGCGTGGCGCGTTCCGGACGACGCGACCGAGGTGGCCGTGCGCGAGGCCGCGGAGCGCGCGGGTCGCCATCCGACGCCGGTGATCGACCGCTTCTGGTTCAAGTCGGTCTACTTCATGGAGCCGGGCGGCGCGCTGTTCGAGATCGCGACCGATGGCCCGGGCTTCGGCGTCGACGAGGCGGAGGACGCGCTGGGCGCGTCGCTGGTGCTGCCGCCGTGGCTGGAGGAGCGGCGGGGTGAGATCGAGGCGGGGCTGCCGCCGCTGCGCGATCCGCGCTGA
- a CDS encoding DPP IV N-terminal domain-containing protein, protein MLRTHHPSLRLAALLLAVPASAGLAQQPAQQPTRTVTAADYQKAERFLAARTASLVSGVAIAPSWLPDGRLSYRVRPATGAPAVIVVDPRTGAKVNCATDAARCAGVPGVGAPTPTPTPMPQGGRRGSAPESRSPDGKKAAFIRDYNVWVRDVASGTETQLTTDGTKEFGYATDNAGWTHSDRAILTWSPDSKKIATFQHDGRGVRDMHLVSTNVGAPRLESWKYPLPGDSVIFRISRVVLNVEGEPKMVRLQMAPDPHRSTVSDHVACSGGTICDLQWFPDGSQLAFVSSARDHKTATFRVADARTGAVRTLFEERSQTQVGDASLDEELWRVLPATNELLWWSQRDNWVHLYLYDLATGKLKNRVTTGDGNVATIVRVDEKARVVYFMGQGKEAGRDPYFQHLYRIGFDGRNQRLLTPEDANHVVSMSPDGAHFVDTYSTPTTPPVTVLRDATGKLVQTLEKADVSRLAAAGWKAPTPIRMKARDGKTDIYGLMYTPTTLDSTKKYPIINHIYPGPQSGSVGTRSFVASRGDNQAVAELGFVVVEIDGMGTPGRSKAFHDAYYGRMIDNTLPDQVAGMKELAQRYRFIDIEKAGIWGHSGGGFATAAAMFTHPEFFKVGISESGNHDNRNYEDDWGERYQGLLTKNGNTDNYANEANQTHAAKLQGKLFLIHGEMDDNVPPYNTQLVVDALVKAGKDFDLLMLPHARHGYGADSPYVMRRRWDYFLRHLQGAEPPKEYPLGAPAIVP, encoded by the coding sequence ATGCTCCGGACCCACCATCCGTCCCTCCGCCTCGCGGCGCTGCTCCTCGCCGTGCCGGCCAGCGCCGGCCTGGCGCAGCAGCCTGCGCAGCAGCCGACCCGCACCGTCACCGCCGCCGACTACCAGAAGGCGGAGCGCTTCCTCGCCGCGCGCACGGCGTCGCTCGTGTCGGGCGTCGCGATCGCCCCGTCCTGGCTCCCCGACGGGCGCCTCTCCTACCGCGTGCGTCCCGCGACCGGCGCGCCGGCCGTGATCGTGGTCGACCCGCGCACGGGCGCGAAGGTGAACTGCGCGACCGACGCGGCGCGCTGCGCGGGCGTGCCGGGCGTGGGCGCGCCGACGCCGACCCCGACCCCGATGCCGCAGGGCGGCCGCCGCGGGAGCGCGCCCGAGTCGCGCTCGCCCGACGGGAAGAAGGCCGCGTTCATCCGCGACTACAACGTCTGGGTGCGCGACGTCGCCTCGGGCACGGAGACGCAGCTGACGACCGACGGCACGAAGGAGTTCGGGTACGCGACCGACAACGCCGGCTGGACGCACAGCGACCGCGCGATCCTCACCTGGTCGCCGGACAGCAAGAAGATCGCGACCTTCCAGCACGACGGGCGCGGCGTGCGCGACATGCACCTCGTCTCGACGAACGTCGGCGCGCCGCGGCTGGAGTCGTGGAAGTACCCGCTGCCGGGCGACAGCGTGATCTTCCGCATCTCGCGCGTCGTGCTGAACGTCGAGGGCGAGCCGAAGATGGTGCGCCTGCAGATGGCGCCCGACCCGCACCGCTCGACGGTGTCGGACCACGTGGCGTGCAGCGGCGGGACGATCTGCGACCTGCAGTGGTTCCCCGACGGATCGCAGCTGGCGTTCGTGTCGAGCGCGCGCGACCACAAGACCGCGACCTTCCGCGTTGCCGACGCACGCACGGGCGCGGTGCGCACGCTGTTCGAGGAGCGGTCGCAGACGCAGGTCGGCGACGCGTCGCTCGACGAGGAGCTGTGGCGCGTGCTCCCCGCCACGAACGAGCTGCTCTGGTGGTCGCAGCGCGACAACTGGGTGCACCTCTACCTCTACGACCTCGCGACCGGGAAGCTGAAGAACCGCGTCACGACCGGCGACGGCAACGTCGCGACGATCGTCCGCGTCGACGAGAAGGCGCGCGTCGTCTACTTCATGGGGCAGGGGAAGGAGGCCGGACGCGATCCGTACTTCCAGCACCTCTACCGCATCGGCTTCGACGGGAGGAACCAGCGGCTGCTGACGCCCGAGGACGCGAACCACGTCGTGTCGATGTCGCCCGATGGCGCGCACTTCGTGGACACGTACTCGACCCCGACCACGCCGCCGGTGACGGTGCTGCGCGACGCGACGGGGAAGCTCGTGCAGACGCTCGAGAAGGCCGACGTCTCGCGCCTCGCGGCCGCCGGGTGGAAGGCGCCGACGCCGATCCGCATGAAGGCGCGCGACGGCAAGACGGACATCTACGGCCTGATGTACACGCCGACGACGCTCGACAGCACGAAGAAGTACCCGATCATCAACCACATCTATCCCGGCCCGCAGTCGGGGAGCGTGGGCACGCGGAGCTTCGTCGCGTCGCGCGGCGACAACCAGGCGGTCGCGGAGCTCGGCTTCGTCGTCGTCGAGATCGACGGCATGGGCACGCCGGGGCGCTCGAAGGCGTTCCACGACGCGTACTACGGCCGCATGATCGACAACACGCTGCCCGACCAGGTGGCGGGGATGAAGGAGCTGGCGCAGCGCTACCGCTTCATCGACATCGAGAAGGCGGGGATCTGGGGCCACTCGGGCGGCGGCTTCGCGACCGCGGCGGCGATGTTCACGCACCCGGAGTTCTTCAAGGTCGGCATCTCGGAGTCGGGCAACCACGACAACCGCAACTACGAGGACGACTGGGGCGAGCGCTACCAGGGCCTGCTGACGAAGAACGGCAACACCGACAACTACGCGAACGAGGCGAACCAGACGCACGCCGCGAAGCTGCAGGGCAAGCTGTTCCTGATCCACGGCGAGATGGACGACAACGTGCCGCCGTACAACACGCAGCTCGTCGTCGACGCGCTGGTGAAGGCGGGGAAGGACTTCGACCTGCTGATGCTGCCGCACGCGCGCCACGGCTACGGCGCCGACAGCCCGTACGTCATGCGCCGCCGCTGGGACTACTTCCTCCGCCACCTGCAGGGCGCGGAGCCGCCGAAGGAGTATCCGCTGGGCGCGCCGGCGATCGTGCCCTGA
- a CDS encoding carboxypeptidase-like regulatory domain-containing protein produces the protein MRLPLRALPSAAAVALACAATALPAQPPTAGVVRIQVVDSAGAPIPDASVSLVRGVNEVVVAGTTDPAGRRTLTARLPAGPVQLVVRKIGHQRADRFVAWTGRDTLTVAVTLHPLAQTLSAVTVTERESIRRRKMTIDADAITSSRRGVIDALDIVTALRPDMIFGLGNSCPPAQNLWVNGVRQRMVAVDPALLVEARMGRRAQRATPHLRPTGRRAIPLDLQTMLRSIKPEHVAQMTANDCADLAMQRARSESAIFVVLKPGVAFRAGIGSFVVDADSALARIALAGTEEAVPDDEIVAPPPGARPPMSVAVTPVTPITPAAPAAPAAPAAPAVERLPAYRLRLIGVYDEESGAPVAGVDVVDVKSGARTTTTETGTATLALLPDGGGTVRLVRAGYRTRELPVAISPADTLPITLLLAKAR, from the coding sequence ATGCGCCTCCCCCTCCGAGCTCTCCCGTCCGCCGCCGCCGTGGCGCTGGCCTGCGCGGCGACGGCCCTGCCCGCGCAGCCGCCGACGGCGGGCGTGGTGCGCATCCAGGTCGTCGACAGCGCAGGGGCGCCCATCCCCGACGCCAGCGTGTCGCTCGTCCGCGGCGTGAACGAGGTCGTCGTCGCCGGGACCACCGACCCCGCCGGGCGCCGCACGCTCACCGCCCGCCTCCCCGCGGGGCCCGTGCAGCTCGTCGTGCGGAAGATCGGGCACCAGCGCGCCGACCGCTTCGTCGCCTGGACCGGGCGCGACACGCTCACCGTCGCCGTCACGCTGCACCCGCTGGCGCAGACGCTGTCCGCGGTCACCGTCACGGAGCGCGAGAGCATCCGCCGGCGGAAGATGACCATTGACGCCGACGCGATCACGAGCAGCCGGCGCGGCGTGATCGACGCGCTCGACATCGTTACCGCGCTGCGCCCCGACATGATCTTCGGGCTCGGCAACTCGTGCCCGCCCGCGCAGAACCTCTGGGTCAACGGCGTGCGGCAGCGGATGGTCGCCGTCGACCCGGCGCTGCTCGTCGAGGCGCGCATGGGACGCCGCGCGCAGCGCGCCACGCCGCACCTCCGCCCGACCGGGCGCCGCGCGATCCCGCTCGACCTGCAGACGATGCTGCGGAGCATCAAGCCCGAGCACGTCGCGCAGATGACCGCCAACGACTGCGCCGACCTGGCGATGCAGCGCGCGCGCAGCGAGAGCGCGATCTTCGTCGTGCTGAAGCCCGGCGTCGCCTTCCGCGCCGGCATCGGCTCCTTCGTCGTCGACGCCGACTCGGCCCTCGCGCGCATCGCGCTCGCCGGGACCGAGGAGGCCGTGCCCGACGACGAGATCGTGGCCCCGCCGCCGGGCGCGCGGCCGCCCATGTCCGTCGCCGTCACGCCCGTCACGCCCATCACGCCGGCCGCGCCGGCCGCGCCGGCCGCGCCGGCCGCGCCGGCGGTCGAGCGGCTCCCCGCGTACCGCCTTCGGCTGATCGGGGTGTACGACGAGGAGAGCGGGGCGCCGGTGGCGGGCGTGGACGTCGTCGACGTGAAGAGCGGCGCCCGCACCACCACCACCGAGACCGGCACCGCCACGCTCGCCCTGCTCCCCGACGGCGGTGGCACCGTGCGCCTCGTGCGCGCCGGCTATCGTACGCGTGAGCTGCCGGTGGCCATCTCGCCGGCCGACACCCTGCCCATCACGCTGCTGCTCGCGAAGGCGAGGTAG
- a CDS encoding FAD-binding dehydrogenase — MTHDADAIVVGAGLAGLVAATELADRGRRVIVLDQEPEASLGGQAFWSFGGLFLVDSPEQRRMGVRDSRELALQDWMGTAGFDRPEDSWPRRWAEAYVDFAAGEKRAWLHTMGVRFFPIVGWAERGGYLATGPGNSVPRFHVVWGTGPGVLEPFLRRAREAERAGRLTFRFRHRVDALSTTNGAVDGVSGAVLAPSDAARGVSSSREVVGDFALRAPAVIVTSGGIGGNHDLVRAAWPSRLGTPPARMLSGVPAHVDGRMLAISERAGAHLINGDRMWHYTEGLDNWAPIWPLHGIRILPGPSSLWLDALGRRLPAPLFPGFDTLGTLAHLRTTGHDHSWFILTQRIIEKEFALSGSEQNPDLTGRSVRKVLQRVLPGAPPPVEAFKQRGADFVVERTLPDLVRGMNALVGGPPLLDPARVEREVLARDREYDNPFGKDAQLHAIHRARTYRGDRLIRTAKPHRLLDPKAGPLIAVRLSILTRKSLGGIATDLSGRALSADGQPIPGLYAAGEAAGFGGGGMHGYRALEGTFLGGCLYSGRVAGRAAAS; from the coding sequence ATGACGCACGACGCGGACGCGATCGTCGTCGGCGCGGGGCTCGCGGGCCTCGTCGCCGCCACCGAGCTGGCCGACCGGGGGCGACGCGTGATCGTCCTCGACCAGGAGCCCGAGGCATCGCTGGGCGGGCAGGCCTTCTGGTCGTTCGGGGGCCTCTTCCTCGTCGACTCGCCCGAGCAGCGGCGGATGGGCGTCCGCGACTCGCGCGAGCTCGCCCTGCAGGACTGGATGGGGACCGCCGGCTTCGACCGGCCGGAGGACTCCTGGCCGCGGCGGTGGGCGGAGGCCTACGTCGACTTCGCGGCCGGGGAGAAGCGCGCCTGGCTTCACACCATGGGTGTGCGTTTCTTCCCGATCGTCGGGTGGGCGGAGCGCGGCGGCTACCTCGCCACGGGCCCCGGCAACTCGGTGCCGCGCTTCCACGTGGTCTGGGGGACGGGGCCGGGCGTGCTCGAGCCGTTCCTCCGGCGGGCCCGCGAGGCGGAGCGCGCGGGGCGGCTGACCTTCCGCTTCCGGCACCGCGTCGACGCGCTCTCGACGACCAATGGCGCGGTCGACGGCGTGTCTGGCGCGGTGCTGGCGCCCAGCGACGCCGCGCGTGGCGTCTCCAGCTCCCGCGAGGTCGTGGGCGACTTCGCGCTCCGCGCGCCCGCGGTGATCGTCACCTCCGGCGGGATCGGCGGGAACCACGACCTCGTGCGCGCCGCCTGGCCGTCGCGCCTGGGCACCCCGCCGGCCCGGATGCTCTCGGGTGTCCCCGCCCACGTCGACGGCCGCATGCTCGCGATCAGCGAGCGCGCCGGCGCGCACCTGATCAACGGCGACCGGATGTGGCACTACACCGAGGGCCTCGACAACTGGGCCCCGATCTGGCCGCTCCACGGGATCCGCATCCTCCCCGGGCCCTCCTCGCTCTGGCTGGACGCGCTCGGCAGGCGGCTCCCGGCGCCGCTCTTCCCCGGCTTCGACACGCTGGGGACGCTCGCGCACCTGCGGACGACCGGGCACGACCACAGCTGGTTCATCCTCACGCAGCGCATCATCGAGAAGGAGTTCGCGCTCTCGGGCTCCGAGCAGAACCCCGACCTCACGGGGCGCAGCGTGCGGAAGGTCCTGCAGCGCGTCCTCCCCGGCGCCCCGCCCCCGGTCGAGGCGTTCAAGCAGCGGGGCGCCGACTTCGTCGTCGAGCGGACGCTCCCCGACCTGGTCCGCGGGATGAACGCGCTCGTCGGCGGCCCCCCGCTCCTCGACCCGGCACGGGTGGAGCGCGAGGTGCTCGCCCGCGACCGCGAGTACGACAACCCGTTCGGCAAGGACGCCCAGCTCCACGCGATCCACCGCGCCCGCACCTACCGCGGCGACCGCCTGATCCGCACCGCCAAGCCGCACCGCCTCCTCGACCCGAAGGCGGGCCCGCTCATCGCCGTCCGGCTCTCGATCCTCACCCGCAAGTCGCTCGGCGGCATCGCGACCGACCTGTCGGGGCGCGCGCTGAGCGCGGACGGACAACCGATTCCCGGCCTCTACGCGGCGGGCGAGGCGGCCGGCTTCGGCGGCGGCGGCATGCACGGCTACCGCGCCCTCGAAGGCACCTTCCTGGGCGGGTGCCTGTACTCGGGGCGCGTGGCGGGGCGAGCGGCAGCGAGCTGA
- a CDS encoding TetR/AcrR family transcriptional regulator gives MSPRPRKVTDDDVFAAAHRAMTRLGPGELTLARIAQEAGVTAGALAQRFGSKRDLLLALARRAADGTGDFIRGLRAEHGSPLATVRAYAACMAHLARSPAALARNLAYLQIDLADPDFRTHLTAQAGATRAAIADLLADAVADGELAPATDLATLARTVEITLNGALLTWAFDQREPADVFIRAAVDAVLAPHLLPSTDR, from the coding sequence GTGTCCCCCCGCCCCCGCAAGGTCACCGACGACGACGTCTTCGCCGCCGCCCACCGCGCCATGACTCGGCTCGGTCCCGGCGAGCTGACGCTGGCGCGGATCGCCCAGGAAGCGGGAGTCACCGCGGGGGCGCTGGCGCAGCGGTTCGGGTCGAAGCGGGACCTGCTCCTCGCGCTGGCCCGGCGCGCCGCGGACGGTACCGGCGACTTCATCCGGGGGCTGCGCGCGGAGCACGGATCGCCGCTCGCCACGGTGCGCGCCTACGCGGCATGCATGGCGCACCTCGCCCGGTCGCCCGCCGCCCTCGCCCGGAACCTCGCCTACCTCCAGATCGACCTGGCGGACCCGGACTTCCGGACGCACCTCACCGCGCAGGCGGGGGCGACGCGCGCCGCGATCGCCGACCTCCTGGCCGACGCGGTCGCGGACGGGGAGCTCGCCCCCGCGACCGACCTCGCGACGCTCGCCCGCACGGTCGAGATCACCCTGAACGGCGCCCTCCTCACCTGGGCCTTCGACCAGCGGGAGCCCGCCGACGTCTTCATCCGCGCCGCCGTCGACGCGGTGCTGGCGCCGCACCTTCTCCCTTCCACGGATCGATGA
- a CDS encoding dihydrofolate reductase family protein, with translation MEEVPVRTVTYGAACSLDGYITAADGGIDWLHFSKEAQAAMGAYWKTVDTILMGRRTWEFAASQGAGGGMKEAGGMTTYVFSRTLPSIDWPGVRLVSSDAGAFVRELKAQPGRGICVMGGGELGTALLAAGVVDEVGLNIHPVLLGSGTPLFRDPGHRVALELRENRTIDGGCVLATYRVRNAGA, from the coding sequence ATGGAGGAAGTCCCCGTGCGCACCGTGACGTATGGCGCCGCCTGCAGCCTGGACGGCTACATCACCGCCGCCGATGGCGGGATCGACTGGCTCCACTTCAGCAAGGAAGCGCAGGCCGCGATGGGCGCGTACTGGAAGACCGTCGACACCATCCTGATGGGCCGGCGGACGTGGGAGTTCGCGGCGTCGCAGGGGGCGGGCGGTGGCATGAAGGAGGCGGGCGGGATGACGACCTACGTCTTCTCACGCACGCTCCCGTCGATCGACTGGCCGGGAGTGCGCCTCGTCTCGTCGGATGCTGGCGCCTTCGTGCGCGAGCTCAAGGCGCAGCCCGGCCGCGGGATCTGCGTCATGGGCGGCGGGGAGCTGGGCACCGCGCTGCTCGCGGCCGGCGTCGTCGACGAGGTCGGGCTGAACATCCACCCGGTGCTGCTGGGATCGGGGACGCCGCTCTTCCGCGACCCGGGGCACCGCGTCGCCCTCGAGCTGCGCGAGAACCGGACGATCGACGGGGGGTGCGTGCTGGCGACCTACCGCGTGCGGAACGCAGGAGCCTGA
- a CDS encoding SOS response-associated peptidase, whose product MCGRFGLTAPRHLAEGGLLDALRLDEVGPAVPATLAPRYNVAPSTDVLVALAHRRDGMVRRRLDLARWGLIPGDAPDARIGARLCNARGERVARTPAFASAWRRGRRCLILADLFYEWQHTSDGRAPASASKGGRSARVPWAFAMADDAPFALGGLWESWRDPADPTAPPLVSCTVLTTAPNPLVAEVHDRMPVIIPASAYDAWLSRETPLADAQALVAPYPAMLMRRWRVSSRVNDPRHDDPGVVAPLLEDRPA is encoded by the coding sequence ATGTGCGGCCGCTTCGGTCTGACCGCCCCGCGCCACCTCGCGGAGGGGGGCCTCCTCGACGCCCTGCGCCTCGACGAGGTGGGGCCCGCGGTGCCCGCGACGCTCGCGCCCCGCTACAACGTCGCCCCGTCGACCGACGTGCTGGTGGCGCTCGCCCACCGGCGTGACGGGATGGTGCGTCGGCGGCTCGACCTGGCGCGCTGGGGGCTGATCCCCGGTGACGCCCCCGACGCTCGGATCGGCGCTCGGCTGTGCAACGCGCGCGGCGAGCGTGTCGCGCGGACGCCCGCCTTCGCGAGCGCCTGGCGACGCGGACGGCGCTGCCTGATCCTCGCGGACCTGTTCTACGAGTGGCAGCACACCAGCGACGGACGCGCGCCAGCATCGGCGTCGAAGGGTGGACGGAGCGCGCGCGTCCCCTGGGCGTTCGCGATGGCCGACGACGCGCCCTTCGCGCTGGGCGGACTGTGGGAGAGCTGGCGCGATCCCGCCGATCCGACGGCGCCGCCGCTCGTCAGCTGCACGGTGCTCACGACCGCGCCCAATCCGCTGGTCGCGGAGGTGCACGACCGGATGCCCGTGATCATCCCCGCGTCGGCGTACGACGCGTGGCTGTCGCGCGAGACGCCGCTGGCCGACGCGCAGGCGCTGGTGGCGCCTTACCCCGCGATGCTGATGCGGCGCTGGCGCGTCTCGTCGCGCGTGAACGACCCGCGCCACGACGACCCCGGCGTCGTCGCTCCGCTCCTGGAAGACCGTCCCGCCTGA
- a CDS encoding M23 family metallopeptidase codes for MLDARRSGRALTSVLGLLVALAALVVLVVVVGTRSGWIEVERGSGVVASAAGEVGAATHADSLNAGAPVTPPLGAPAMVPAPGTSGDSVGLPSVDPALRGMDSTVTTSGGSAPLDSTSGLGLPPGASAASAPPPAATASDLATLRGRMIVPVRGVAASALHDDFDQARGEGTRRHEALDILAPRGTPVVAATDGKVIKLFNSVAGGLTLYQSDAANRFVLLYGHLDRYEAGLREGAPLKQGQVIGYVGSTGNASAETPHLHFAVARSADPGRWWGSGTPVNPYPLLKP; via the coding sequence ATGCTCGACGCTCGACGCTCGGGTCGTGCGCTCACCAGCGTACTCGGCCTCCTCGTCGCGCTGGCGGCGCTCGTCGTCCTGGTGGTCGTCGTCGGCACGCGGAGCGGGTGGATCGAGGTAGAGCGCGGCAGCGGGGTGGTCGCCAGTGCCGCCGGCGAGGTGGGCGCCGCGACCCACGCCGACTCGCTGAACGCTGGCGCGCCGGTCACCCCGCCGCTCGGCGCCCCCGCGATGGTGCCCGCGCCCGGGACGTCGGGCGACAGCGTCGGGCTCCCGTCCGTCGATCCGGCGCTCCGCGGGATGGACTCGACCGTGACCACCAGCGGCGGCTCCGCCCCGCTCGACTCCACGTCCGGGCTCGGGCTGCCCCCCGGCGCCAGCGCCGCGAGCGCCCCGCCGCCCGCCGCCACCGCGTCCGACCTCGCGACGCTGCGCGGCCGGATGATCGTCCCCGTCCGCGGCGTCGCGGCCAGCGCGCTGCACGACGACTTTGACCAGGCGCGCGGCGAGGGCACCCGCCGCCATGAGGCGCTCGACATCCTCGCCCCGCGCGGCACGCCGGTGGTCGCGGCCACCGACGGGAAGGTCATCAAGCTGTTCAACAGCGTGGCGGGGGGCCTGACGCTCTACCAGTCCGACGCCGCCAACCGGTTCGTGCTCCTCTACGGGCACCTCGACCGCTACGAGGCCGGGCTGCGCGAGGGCGCGCCGCTGAAGCAGGGGCAGGTCATCGGCTACGTCGGCAGCACGGGGAACGCGTCGGCCGAGACGCCGCACCTGCACTTCGCGGTCGCCCGGAGCGCCGATCCGGGGCGCTGGTGGGGGAGCGGGACGCCGGTGAACCCGTACCCGCTGCTCAAGCCCTGA